A portion of the Bacteroidales bacterium genome contains these proteins:
- a CDS encoding T9SS type A sorting domain-containing protein, which produces MKKLKITLIMMFTFIAGISLAQTGITINADAKISISGDAIIKIADCDFINNSSENQFGGTFIFTGTSNQQISGTSESEFSILEIDNSNRVNLGNNVIIHDELILNQGVVDIQDNDLTLSENSDVSGTFTSGNMISADGSGYFIREISTAGTYFFPIGDLTSGADYSPVELNFTSGTFNNASVSVNLSNNIHPDNPSTTDYLNRYWILSSSGISGFSCDMTFEYVSGDIVGNEANIRGAIRKNEGWRNLGQASSNQFSGIYWALGEVTGVNSEYVEIKDLINNNPEVFYYNGTIFINNLNDIKIKNIEIYNAIGQLVSIESVKNEGHDEIPFSNTKGYYLLKINTNKSYFVKQILVN; this is translated from the coding sequence ATGAAAAAGCTAAAAATAACGTTAATAATGATGTTCACTTTTATTGCCGGTATAAGTTTAGCTCAAACCGGAATAACAATAAATGCAGATGCAAAAATCAGCATTTCGGGTGATGCAATTATAAAAATTGCAGATTGTGATTTTATTAATAATTCATCTGAAAATCAATTTGGCGGGACATTTATTTTTACCGGTACATCAAACCAACAAATAAGCGGAACTTCTGAAAGTGAATTTTCAATATTAGAAATAGATAACAGCAACAGAGTAAATCTGGGAAACAATGTAATAATTCATGATGAATTAATTTTAAATCAAGGAGTAGTTGATATTCAGGACAATGATCTTACATTATCAGAAAATTCTGATGTTTCAGGAACATTTACTTCCGGAAATATGATTAGTGCTGACGGTTCAGGATATTTTATCAGAGAGATCAGCACCGCCGGAACTTACTTTTTCCCGATAGGTGATTTAACATCAGGAGCCGATTACTCACCTGTTGAATTGAATTTTACTTCAGGAACATTTAATAATGCAAGTGTTTCTGTTAATTTGTCAAATAATATACATCCTGATAACCCAAGTACTACAGATTATTTAAACAGATACTGGATATTATCATCCTCCGGGATTTCCGGCTTTTCTTGCGATATGACTTTTGAATATGTCTCCGGTGATATTGTAGGAAATGAGGCAAATATAAGAGGTGCAATACGGAAGAATGAAGGATGGAGGAATTTAGGACAAGCTTCTTCTAACCAATTCTCAGGAATTTATTGGGCATTAGGAGAAGTTACAGGTGTTAATTCAGAATATGTTGAAATAAAGGACTTGATTAACAACAATCCTGAAGTTTTCTATTACAACGGAACTATTTTCATTAATAATTTGAATGATATTAAAATAAAGAACATTGAGATATATAATGCTATTGGTCAATTAGTAAGTATTGAAAGCGTTAAGAACGAGGGACATGATGAAATTCCGTTTTCTAATACAAAAGGATACTATTTATTAAAAATAAATACAAATAAATCATATTTCGTAAAACAAATCCTGGTGAATTAA